In Bombus pyrosoma isolate SC7728 linkage group LG18, ASM1482585v1, whole genome shotgun sequence, a single genomic region encodes these proteins:
- the LOC122577334 gene encoding sialin, producing MANKKELISCRDVLWYLVFCGFAINYMLRINLNLTIVAMVIPRPKLATNSQCDIENLRLYNKTDDSNNTLETTISTTSHSERDIIDDDRFAWTEHQQGLALGAYYWLHWTSQLPGGLLARRYGTKLVYGLGNLLTAILGFFIPFMTHYHLYALVTLRALQGLVAGVIWPSMHDMTAKWIPQNERSKFVSSYLGSSVGAAITYPLCAVVSNTFGWGTAFYITSLLGVIWYCFWLFLIHDSPQQHPRISDEEKKYILEHLGSSIDEKQTVIPWKHILTSGPVWITIVAHWSGAWGFLTLMTQAPTYFNFIHGWNINATGLLSGAPHILRMIFSYYYSIMSDWLIRTNKMSLTNVRKLALFVCTGLHGIFILALGYSGCHPTLAVVFMMAGTTVTGAISAGPLATFVDMSPNYASILLGFCGMIVIASGFISPAVVGILTNNNQTVSQWRLVFIIAAVNSIVGTIICLIFGTSKEQPWNKYGKSNKQNAQEMQKLTVTPFIKIEEENQKKDTTEKDGMVTDEQGK from the exons ATGGCCAATA AAAAAGAACTGATATCATGCCGGGACGTGCTTTGGTATCTTGTTTTCTGCGGTTTCGCTATAAATTATATGCTGCGGATCAACTTGAATCTGACGATAGTAGCGATGGTAATACCTCGTCCAAAGCTGGCAACAAATTCTCAATGTGACATCGAAAATCTAcgattatacaataaaacagaCGATAGTAACAACACACTTGAGACTACAATATCCACTACATCACACTCGGAGCGAGATATtatt GACGATGATCGATTTGCTTGGACCGAGCATCAGCAAGGCTTAGCTTTGGGAGCTTACTACTGGTTGCATTGGACGTCGCAACTTCCTGGAGGGCTTCTAGCAAGACGTTATGGTACAAAACTTGTTTACGGCTTAGGAAATCTCTTAACAGCGATTCTTGGCTTCTTTATTCCGTTTATGACCCATTACCACCTTTATGCTCTTGTGACATTACGGGCTCTCCAGGGCCTGGTCGCG GGTGTTATATGGCCTTCTATGCATGACATGACCGCCAAATGGATTCCTCAGAATGAGAGAAGCAAATTTGTTAGTTCCTATTTGG GTAGTTCTGTCGGTGCTGCTATAACTTACCCCCTTTGCGCAGTTGTTAGTAATACATTCGGTTGGGGCACtgcattttatataacatcATTACTTGGAGTCATTTG GTACTGTTTCTGGCTATTCCTCATACACGACTCACCTCAGCAACATCCTCGAATATCtgacgaagagaaaaaatatattttggaaCATCTTGGTAGTTCGATCGACGAAAAACAAACTGTTATACCTTGGAAACATATACTGACATCTGGTCCAGTTTGGATTACAATCGTAGCTCACTGGAGTGGAGCGTGGGGTTTTCTCACCCTAATGACTCAAGCTCCAACTTACTTTAACTTCATTCACGGATGGAATATCAATGCG ACTGGACTTTTGTCTGGAGCCCCGCATATACTAAGAATGATTTTCTCGTATTATTACTCGATCATGAGCGACTGGCTCATACGTACCAACAAAATGAGTTTAACCAACGTTAGAAAACTAGCTTTGTTCGTATGTACTGGTTTGCACGGGATTTTCATCTTAGCTTTGGGCTATAGCGGATGTCATCCGACGCTCGCGGTAGTTTTCATGATGGCGGGAACAACTGTAACTGGTGCGATTTCCGCTGGTCCCTTGGCGACCTTTGTGGATATGAGTCCAAATTATGCTAGTATTCTTCTTGGATTTTGTGGAATGATAGTAATAGCCTCTGGATTCATTTCACCAGCAGTGGTTGGTATTTTGACGAACAATAAT CAAACTGTATCGCAATGGCGATTAGTTTTCATCATAGCTGCTGTTAATTCTATCGTCGGGACTATTATATGCTTGATATTTGGAACATCAAAAGAACAACCATGGAATAAGTATGGTAAGTCAAACAAGCAAAATGCGCAAGAAATGCAGAAATTGACAGTGACGccatttataaaaatcgaagAGGAAAATCAGAAAAAGGATACGACCGAAAAAGATGGAATGGTTACGGATGAACAAGGGAAATAA